The DNA segment CCATCGACTGACGCCGAGTTCAGGCGGCCAATCGTTTTCAGCGGCCGACCGTCTCCGGCGACCCACTCGACCGACTTTCCGCCGACCGACCTGACCGTCGCCTGGGGTTTCTCCGATTCGACCGACCCACCCGTTCGACCCCTACACACTCAAGTCCCCCCAGTGTCGAGTGGCAGATATCTCGATGATCGAAGTCGAAAATCTGCGGAAAGAATACGGCGGTTTCACCGCCGTCGAAGGGAGTAGCTTCGCCATCCCGGACGGCGAGGTGTTCGGCGTCGTCGGCCCCAACGGCGCGGGCAAGACCACGACGCTGAAGATGCTCGCCGGACTCATCGAACCGACCAGCGGCACCGCCCGAGTCGCGGGCTACGACGCCCGCGACCCCCAGATGCGGACCCGACTCGGATTCCTCCCCGAGGAGTCGCCGCTGTACGAGGACATGACGCCCCGGAGCTACCTGGAGTTCTTCGCCGACCTCTACGACGTGCCGGCCGGCACCGCCCGAAAGCGCATCCGCGAGACGTTGGACCGCCTCGACCTCGAACACCGCGACCGGCGACTCGGCGACATGTCGAAGGGGATGAAGCGGAAGGTCGCCATCGCGCGCTCGCTGGTCAACGACCCGGACGTGCTCATCTACGACGAACCCGCCAGCGGCCTCGACCCGCTGACGACCAACTACATCGTGGAGTTCACCCGCGACCTCGCCGAGTCGGGCAAGACCGTCGTGTTCAGCGCCCACAACCTCTTCCACGTCGAGAGCATCTGCGACCGCGTCGCGGTGATGAACGACGGTCGCATCGTCGCGCGCGGGAGCGTCGAGGAGATCCGCGAAGAACACGGCCGGACCGAGTACAACGTCTACACCACGGTCGACGTCGAGGGGTCGGCGCCAGACGGCGACCGGTTCTGCCGCACCGTCGAGAGCATGGACGCCGTCGAGGAGACTCGCGACCTCGCCGCCGCGCGCGGCGGCGAGGTCGTCGACATCCAGACCCACACGCCGAGCCTCGAAGACATCTTCCTCGACATCGCGCGCGAGTCGCCGGGCGTGGAGGGTCGGCCGTGAGCGGCGGCCGAATCGTTCGTGGGACCGCGAGCGCGAACCGGGGTGCCGACCCGTGAAGCTCCGGAAGACGCTCCGCATCGCGCGCTGGGAGGTTTCGAAGAACGCCGGGCAACTCGACCGGCGGACGCTCGCCGTTGCAGCGGTCGTCCTGGTGCTCGTGGCGGGGCTGACGCCGCTGGTCGCCCAGCGGGGCGTCACCCTCGACGACGGAATCTATCGCGTCGGCGTCTCGGAGGACAGCCCCTACCACGACGTCGTGACGATGACGAACGACTCCGCGTTCGTCGCGGTCGAACCGAACGCGCAGGCGTACCTCGACGGCGAGATGGAGGTGCTGATTCAACCCGGCCAACCGATCGTGGCGACCCGAACGCCCAAGGGCCAGGCCGCGCTCTCGGAACTCCGGAAGTCGGTCGAGCGGTACAACGACCGACAGATGACGAAAGAGAGCGACCGGGCCGCCGCGTTCCCGGTGAACGTGTCGGTCGTCTACGCCGATCAGAACACCGGACTCTCGGCACGCGCCGGAGCCAGCGGCGCTGGCTCCGGCGCGTCTAGCGTCGAGACGCGCACGACCCGCGAGGGCGAGATGCGCCTCGGCGGCGGTGGCAGTGGCGGTGACGGAAGCGGGTCCGGCGGCGAAACCGGCGGCGGTGCCGGCGGCGCCGGCACCGCCACCGCACAGTCGTCCGAGGGTGGGTCGGCGGTGCCGCCTTCGGTTGGCGATTCCGGCGGGTCGCTGTTCGGAAGCGGCGGTCGGTCGGGGACGCCCGCCGACATCGCGCCGCCGTTCCCCTTCGAGTCGCTGGTGCTGGCGTTCGCGTTCATCTTGCCGATGAACTTCGTCATCCAAGCGTACGCCTCCAGCGTCATGGACGAGCGAATCAACGACCGCGGGGAACTGTTGCTTGTTTCGCCGGTTTCGCGCGGCGACATCATCGCGGGCAAGACCCTACCGTACTTCGCCGGGATGGTGGGAATCGCCTCCGTGACGGCACTCGGCATCGCCGCGCTGACCCCCGCCGCGGCGGGTGGCCCGCTTGCGGTGGCGGCGACCGCGCTGACCTTGGTCGCTTCCGTCGTCCCCATCGCGGCGCTGTTCCTGGCCTGCGCGTTCGTCGGCGCGATGTTCGCCCGGTCGTTCAAGGAACTCACCTTCGTCACCGTCTCGCTGTCGGTGTTCCTGACCGCCTACGCGTTCGTCCCGGCCATCTTCACCGACGTCCACCCGGTCGCAGCCATCTCGCCGCTGACGCTGGTGGTCCGGGCGCTCCAGGGCGAAGGCGTCCCGCTGGGCGACTACGCGTTCTCGACGCTCCCGCTGTTCCTGACCGCGGGCGTTCTCTTCGCGCTCGGCGCGGGCGTCTACCGCGAGGAGGATATGTTCACCCAGCGGTCGGTTCCGCTGAAGTTCCTCGACGCGCTCGACGGCCAGATCTCGGGCAAGTGGAGCGTCGCGAAGTTGAGCGCGCTCTCGATTCCGTTCGTCTTCGTCGGCGAACTCCTCGTGGTCGCGCTCCTGTTCGCACTCCCGGTGTCGCTTTCGATGCCGGCCCTGCTGGTCGCCATCGCGTTCGTCGAGGAGGTCGCCAAGAGCGTCGGCGTCTACGCCGGGTTCGCCCACGCCAGGTTCGACCGCACGCCCTCGGCGGCGGTCGTCCTCGGCGCGCTCTCGGGGCTGGGCTTCTTCGTCGGCGAGAAGGCGACGGCGGTGGCCCAGCTCGTCGGCCTGCCGAACCTCGAACTCGGCCGGGCGGCGTTCGGCACCGCCACCGGCCTCGGCCTCGAGGCGTCGCCGCTCGTGCTGGTCGGACTCTTCCTCGCGCCGCTGGCGCTACACGCGGTCACCGCCGCGGGGACCGCCGTCGGCGCGTCGAAGGGCCGCGAGTGGTACTTCGGAGCGCTACTGTGGGCGACACTGGTTCACGCCGCCTACAACCTCACGGTGGTGACCAGCCTTGGATAAGCGCCTGACGGTCGCCCGGCGCGAACTCGCCTCACTCCGGAGCGAGAAGACCATCGTACTCGCCATCCTGATACAGCTGTTCGTCGCGGCGTTCTCGTCGTTCCTCGCCGTGGGGCTGGTTTCGCTGTACGACCCCGGTTCGGTGTCGAACCAGTTCGTGGTGGAGTTCGGCGTCACCGGCGAGGCGGGCGACGAACTCGCGCCCGTCATCGAACGCGAGGACGGCTGGGACGCCGTCGAGTACGAGGACACCGAGACGGCCATGCGGGACTTCCGGCGCGGTGCGATTCACGCGGTAATCGAGGTCGAGCGCGCCCCAGACGGAAGCGCGCGGGTCACCGCCACCGCACCGGACGGCAACGTCCGGACCACGCTGGTCGTGACCCAGATCAAGGAACTGCTCGACACCTTCGAGCGCCACGAGCGCCAGCGTCTCGACGACCGCCTCGTCCGCACGCCGCTCGACCTCCCGCCGAAGGGCGCATCGAGCCCCTACTTCGGCTTCACCTACACCGTGCTGGTGCCCCTGCTGATGTTCTTGCCGGTGTTCATCAGCGGGAGCGTCGCCGTCGACACCATCACCGAGGAGTACGACCGCGGGACGCTCGAACTCCTCCGGGTGACGCCGCTGACCGCCACCGACATCGTCGACGGGAAACTGCTGGCGATGGGCGTCCTCGCGCCGACGCAGGCGGCCGCGTGGCTGGCGCTGCTCTCGCTCAACGGCACCGCGGTTTCGAATCCGGCCGAGATTCTGGTGCTCGTCACCGGCTTCTCGCTCGCGGTCGTGACGCTCGGCGCGGCGCTCGCGCTCCGGTTCCGCGACCGCAAGCAGGCCCAGTTCCTCTTCTCGATGGGCGTGCTGGTCGTGTTCAGCGCGACCTACCTCCTGCCGGAGTCGCCCGCCAACACCGTGGCGAAACTGGCCATCGGGAGTCCGACGACGCTGACCCACGCGATGGTCGGCGTCTACGCGGTCGCGTCGCTGGTCGGTTATCTCGCGGTCCGGCAGTTGGTGAACGTCCGCGGTCTGCGAGAGTAGGCCGTCGGTCCGTCTCCCGTCACTTTCGCCGCGATTCTTCGCGAATCTCCGCCATTCTCCGCGCATCGACGAGCGTCGGAGTTCGAAAAATCGGCCGCGGTTCCCGCCCCTGACCCGGCGCACCGCCTCGATGGCGAGCAATCCCTTCGAGCGAGTGCGGTGCGCCCGCCGTGTGCGGGGTTCGCTCGGGATGTCGTCGCTCGCGCTCGACCGGCCCTACGGCCAGAGCCCGCGGGTCGCCTTCGCTTCGCCGATTCGTTCGAGCGCGACGACGTAGGCGGCGTCGCGCCACCCGACGTCGCGGTCCTCGACCACCTCGCGCACGGCGGCCCACGCGGAGCGCATCTCAGATTCGAGTTCCTCCTCGACGCGTTCGCGGGACCACCTGCGGCGGTTGATGTCCTGGAGCCACTCGAAGTACGACACCGTCACCCCGCCCGCGTTCGCCAGGATATCCGGTATCACCGGAATTTCGCGCTCCTCGAGGATGTCGTCGGCGGCGAACGTCGTCGGGCCGTTCGCGCCCTCGACCACGACGTCGGCCTGGACGTCGCCGGCGTTGTCGGCGGTGAGGACGTTGCCGACGGCGGCCGGAATCAGCACGTCCACGTCGAGTTCGAGAATCTCCTCGTTCGTGAGCGTGTTCGGCGCGCCGTAGGACATCACACCCTCGGGTTCTTCCTCGTGGGAGGGCACCGCGTGCGTGTCCAGACCGGTCGTGTCGTAGGCCGCGCCGTTGACGTCCGAAACCGCCACCACGGTCGCGCCCCAGTCGTCGAGCAGGCGGGCGGCGTTCGCGCCCACGCTCCCGTAGCCCTGGACCGCCACCGTCGCGTCCTCGACGTCCCTCCCGTAGTAGTCGACGGCTTCACGGGCGACGATGGCAACGGAGCGGCCCGGCGCCTCCTCGCGGCCGTAACTCCCGCCGACGACCGGCGGCTTGCCGGTGACGACGCCGGGGGTCGTCTCGCCTTCCTGCATCGAGTAGGCGTC comes from the Halorussus vallis genome and includes:
- a CDS encoding ABC transporter ATP-binding protein, with amino-acid sequence MIEVENLRKEYGGFTAVEGSSFAIPDGEVFGVVGPNGAGKTTTLKMLAGLIEPTSGTARVAGYDARDPQMRTRLGFLPEESPLYEDMTPRSYLEFFADLYDVPAGTARKRIRETLDRLDLEHRDRRLGDMSKGMKRKVAIARSLVNDPDVLIYDEPASGLDPLTTNYIVEFTRDLAESGKTVVFSAHNLFHVESICDRVAVMNDGRIVARGSVEEIREEHGRTEYNVYTTVDVEGSAPDGDRFCRTVESMDAVEETRDLAAARGGEVVDIQTHTPSLEDIFLDIARESPGVEGRP
- a CDS encoding ABC transporter permease subunit produces the protein MKLRKTLRIARWEVSKNAGQLDRRTLAVAAVVLVLVAGLTPLVAQRGVTLDDGIYRVGVSEDSPYHDVVTMTNDSAFVAVEPNAQAYLDGEMEVLIQPGQPIVATRTPKGQAALSELRKSVERYNDRQMTKESDRAAAFPVNVSVVYADQNTGLSARAGASGAGSGASSVETRTTREGEMRLGGGGSGGDGSGSGGETGGGAGGAGTATAQSSEGGSAVPPSVGDSGGSLFGSGGRSGTPADIAPPFPFESLVLAFAFILPMNFVIQAYASSVMDERINDRGELLLVSPVSRGDIIAGKTLPYFAGMVGIASVTALGIAALTPAAAGGPLAVAATALTLVASVVPIAALFLACAFVGAMFARSFKELTFVTVSLSVFLTAYAFVPAIFTDVHPVAAISPLTLVVRALQGEGVPLGDYAFSTLPLFLTAGVLFALGAGVYREEDMFTQRSVPLKFLDALDGQISGKWSVAKLSALSIPFVFVGELLVVALLFALPVSLSMPALLVAIAFVEEVAKSVGVYAGFAHARFDRTPSAAVVLGALSGLGFFVGEKATAVAQLVGLPNLELGRAAFGTATGLGLEASPLVLVGLFLAPLALHAVTAAGTAVGASKGREWYFGALLWATLVHAAYNLTVVTSLG
- a CDS encoding ABC transporter permease, which encodes MDKRLTVARRELASLRSEKTIVLAILIQLFVAAFSSFLAVGLVSLYDPGSVSNQFVVEFGVTGEAGDELAPVIEREDGWDAVEYEDTETAMRDFRRGAIHAVIEVERAPDGSARVTATAPDGNVRTTLVVTQIKELLDTFERHERQRLDDRLVRTPLDLPPKGASSPYFGFTYTVLVPLLMFLPVFISGSVAVDTITEEYDRGTLELLRVTPLTATDIVDGKLLAMGVLAPTQAAAWLALLSLNGTAVSNPAEILVLVTGFSLAVVTLGAALALRFRDRKQAQFLFSMGVLVVFSATYLLPESPANTVAKLAIGSPTTLTHAMVGVYAVASLVGYLAVRQLVNVRGLRE
- the gdhB gene encoding glutamate dehydrogenase GdhB encodes the protein MATNLPESETEGGGTEAEGGGTGAESALVTARRQLERAATHVDVDTGVVERLKHPTRVVEVAVPLERDDGSVEVFTGYRAQHDDVRGPYKGGLRYHPGVTTEECVGLSMWMTWKCAVMDLPFGGGKGGVVVDPKQLSEAELERLTRRFAEELRDTIGPKKDIPAPDMGTDAQTMAWFMDAYSMQEGETTPGVVTGKPPVVGGSYGREEAPGRSVAIVAREAVDYYGRDVEDATVAVQGYGSVGANAARLLDDWGATVVAVSDVNGAAYDTTGLDTHAVPSHEEEPEGVMSYGAPNTLTNEEILELDVDVLIPAAVGNVLTADNAGDVQADVVVEGANGPTTFAADDILEEREIPVIPDILANAGGVTVSYFEWLQDINRRRWSRERVEEELESEMRSAWAAVREVVEDRDVGWRDAAYVVALERIGEAKATRGLWP